A genomic region of Mesorhizobium sp. NZP2077 contains the following coding sequences:
- a CDS encoding PadR family transcriptional regulator: MHKDNHFGRGHFGERMFMHMAGKFGGKFGGRGGGGFGPFGHGGRGGGRGGPGDMFRAGRMLADGDLKLITLSLLAEAPRHGYDIIKALEERTSGIYSPSPGVVYPTLTFLEEAGYAVSSSEGNKKVFSITEAGEAHLADNREMIDGVLEHLERFGRKMAKARDWFGWNDDGEERRGGRGERSETRDEFRAVRHRLRAALGEIVDASADKQAEAIAILEAAAEALEALTHR, translated from the coding sequence ATGCACAAAGACAATCATTTCGGGCGCGGTCATTTCGGTGAGCGCATGTTCATGCATATGGCCGGCAAATTCGGTGGCAAATTCGGTGGCAGAGGGGGTGGCGGCTTCGGCCCATTCGGCCATGGCGGTCGCGGCGGCGGACGCGGTGGCCCTGGCGACATGTTTCGCGCCGGCCGCATGCTGGCCGACGGCGACCTCAAGCTGATCACGCTGTCGCTGCTGGCCGAAGCGCCGCGCCATGGCTACGACATCATCAAGGCGCTGGAAGAGCGCACCAGCGGCATCTACAGCCCGAGCCCGGGCGTCGTCTACCCGACGCTGACCTTCCTGGAAGAGGCCGGCTATGCCGTCTCGTCGAGCGAAGGCAACAAGAAGGTGTTTTCCATCACCGAGGCCGGGGAGGCGCATCTTGCCGACAATCGCGAGATGATCGACGGCGTGCTCGAACACCTCGAGCGCTTCGGCCGCAAGATGGCCAAGGCGCGCGACTGGTTCGGCTGGAACGATGATGGCGAGGAACGGCGTGGTGGCCGTGGCGAGCGTTCGGAAACGCGCGACGAATTCCGCGCCGTTCGCCACCGCCTGCGCGCGGCGCTGGGCGAGATAGTCGATGCCTCGGCCGACAAGCAGGCCGAGGCGATCGCCATCCTCGAAGCCGCCGCCGAAGCACTGGAAGCGCTGACGCACCGCTGA
- a CDS encoding HlyU family transcriptional regulator, giving the protein MSFLKRLFGGGGGGEAAEPKSAAPVKQVEHKGFLISATPYKAEGQYQTCGVVSKEIDGVMKEHKFIRADRFAGLDDAVDISIKKGMQLVDEQGERIFG; this is encoded by the coding sequence ATGTCTTTTCTGAAACGTCTTTTCGGCGGTGGCGGCGGCGGTGAGGCGGCCGAGCCCAAAAGTGCGGCACCCGTCAAGCAGGTCGAGCACAAGGGTTTCCTGATCAGCGCCACACCCTACAAGGCCGAAGGCCAGTACCAGACCTGCGGCGTCGTCTCCAAGGAGATCGACGGCGTGATGAAGGAACACAAATTCATCCGCGCCGACCGCTTCGCCGGCCTCGACGACGCCGTCGACATCTCGATCAAGAAGGGCATGCAGCTGGTCGATGAGCAGGGCGAGCGGATTTTCGGGTAG
- a CDS encoding YiaA/YiaB family inner membrane protein, with protein sequence MNANQTYIMFNTASVGAAYFMLGLSLWLAPVDLATKGYWAMGILLLTGSLVNLVKYRTDERLSSEMTAKIEKARNEKLISEYVGKE encoded by the coding sequence ATGAACGCCAATCAGACCTACATCATGTTCAACACCGCTTCGGTCGGTGCCGCCTATTTCATGCTCGGCCTGTCGCTGTGGCTGGCGCCGGTCGACCTGGCGACCAAGGGTTACTGGGCGATGGGCATCCTGCTGCTCACCGGCAGCCTGGTGAACCTGGTCAAGTACCGCACCGACGAGCGCCTGTCGTCCGAGATGACCGCCAAGATCGAAAAGGCGCGCAACGAAAAGCTGATCAGCGAGTATGTCGGCAAGGAATGA
- a CDS encoding PspA/IM30 family protein: MLDGASARAEDGLKDRFAIDLLAQRIRDAEAGLAAAKQTLASLIVRQRAEQAGLDQIERRHADLESRTISALAAGNNGLAESGAAAVAELRMNAKSAAPPCRASAKRRYGCAFRWSGRIAASSTSTRA, from the coding sequence TTGCTCGACGGCGCCAGCGCACGGGCCGAGGACGGCCTCAAGGATCGCTTCGCCATCGACCTTCTGGCGCAGCGGATCCGCGACGCCGAGGCGGGTCTTGCCGCCGCCAAGCAGACGCTTGCTTCGCTGATTGTTCGTCAGCGTGCCGAGCAGGCCGGGCTCGACCAGATCGAGCGCCGCCACGCCGATTTGGAAAGCCGCACCATCAGCGCGCTGGCCGCCGGCAATAACGGGCTTGCAGAAAGCGGAGCCGCGGCCGTCGCCGAACTGAGAATGAACGCGAAGTCCGCCGCGCCACCGTGCAGAGCCTCGGCGAAAAGACGTTACGGATGCGCGTTTCGGTGGAGCGGGCGCATCGCCGCATCATCGACCTCAACCAGGGCATGA
- a CDS encoding TetR/AcrR family transcriptional regulator, with protein sequence MALDREETGERVLAIAEVLLNEGGMGNLKARTIAEQAGISVGSVYNLFSDLDGVHRAVNMRLLDRLGAAGAAAMADLGKRGITDVRQRLLALAGAYVRFVEAHPGSWPALLAFNRRRPTLSEPDAYEARLDQLFEIIAQVLAGGDFDLDDDTRRIAARTLWSSVHGIVTSGYAARSVRRQADEIDQQIELLVAVFIRGLERDGTFAHAGTKTS encoded by the coding sequence ATGGCACTGGACAGGGAAGAAACAGGGGAGCGGGTGCTGGCGATTGCCGAGGTGCTGCTCAACGAGGGCGGCATGGGCAATCTGAAGGCGAGGACCATCGCCGAGCAGGCGGGCATCTCGGTGGGCTCGGTCTACAATCTGTTTTCCGATCTCGACGGGGTCCACCGTGCCGTCAACATGCGGCTGCTCGACCGGCTGGGGGCGGCAGGAGCGGCGGCGATGGCCGATCTCGGCAAACGCGGCATCACCGATGTGCGCCAGCGCCTGCTGGCGCTGGCCGGCGCCTATGTCCGCTTCGTCGAGGCGCATCCGGGCAGTTGGCCGGCGTTGCTCGCCTTCAACAGGCGGCGCCCGACGCTGAGCGAGCCGGATGCATATGAGGCGCGGCTCGACCAACTGTTCGAGATCATCGCCCAGGTGCTCGCCGGCGGCGACTTCGACCTCGACGACGATACGCGCCGCATCGCCGCGCGCACGCTGTGGTCAAGCGTGCATGGCATCGTCACCAGCGGTTATGCGGCCAGATCAGTGCGCCGGCAGGCCGACGAGATCGACCAGCAGATCGAACTGCTGGTCGCCGTCTTCATCAGGGGGCTGGAACGCGACGGCACATTCGCGCATGCTGGGACGAAAACGTCATGA
- a CDS encoding FAD-dependent oxidoreductase yields MQTHARVVVVGGGCVGAGILYGLAKRGWTDVALLERTQLTAGSTWHAAGLVPSYARNINIGRMINKTIEIYEGLEAETGQPVGWHKCGQLRIANSRDRLDEYKSYMSVADVQGMRAHLLSPAEARALCPLLDNKHMLGALYHPDDGHIAPADVTHAMAKGARDLGAKIYLNTEVTGFQRTAAGEWRVQTSKGDIISEHVVCATGNYARQTGALLGLDIPAIPILHQYWITEPVPEIVERKRAGRPEMPILRDEGFEGYLREEGDGFMFGPYERTEHLKLFAEDGVPAWFGADLVEEDFEAVSWNWEQATQLVPALGRAGIKANVRGPFQMTADELPLMGPAWGLPNVWLAEGVPGGILWGGTIGYYLSERIVEGGNSLDTSDLDPRRFGDYANKAWTREKVREAWGTHAEQKYPGQDMPAARPQKTAPSYARLTELGAVWGVLNGWEMPNWFAPRGVEAKDQYSWRWTAKGVFVGEEVQAVRNAVGLVEMTPMTKFEVSGLGAAIWLDRILANRLPATGRAVLAHHLAAGGGVQSEYMVARLGEDNFYLISTPRAERWNFDDLSKLLPADGSVGLKNVTNERGCFTVVGPKARDVLQPLTEIDLSNGAFPWFGVKTGSVALASDVRLLRVNYEGELGWELYHPIAYQRQLLDAILREGEKHGLRLVGLHALESLRLEKSYRAMYRDMNPELNALESGLERFIRLDKGDFVGRDAVLKYRDKNDQRRSVTLRIETDGASTLASEGLYIGGELVGRITSGGYGYTLGHDVALALLPERLSKPGTKLDVAILGEWKTAEVIADSPYDPSSARARM; encoded by the coding sequence ATGCAGACACATGCGCGGGTGGTCGTTGTTGGCGGCGGGTGCGTTGGTGCGGGCATCCTTTACGGTCTGGCAAAGCGCGGCTGGACCGACGTCGCACTGCTCGAACGCACGCAGTTGACGGCCGGCTCGACCTGGCATGCGGCGGGCCTGGTCCCATCCTATGCCCGCAACATTAATATCGGCCGGATGATCAACAAGACCATCGAGATCTATGAGGGGCTCGAGGCCGAAACCGGGCAGCCTGTCGGATGGCACAAATGCGGCCAGTTGCGCATCGCCAATTCCAGGGACCGGCTCGACGAGTACAAGAGCTATATGAGCGTCGCCGACGTCCAGGGCATGCGGGCGCATTTGCTGTCGCCGGCGGAGGCGAGGGCGCTGTGCCCGCTTCTCGACAACAAGCATATGCTGGGCGCGCTTTATCATCCCGATGACGGCCATATCGCTCCGGCCGACGTGACCCATGCCATGGCCAAGGGCGCGCGGGATCTGGGCGCCAAGATCTACCTGAACACCGAGGTCACCGGCTTTCAGCGGACCGCTGCCGGCGAATGGCGGGTCCAGACCAGCAAGGGCGACATCATTTCCGAGCATGTGGTCTGCGCAACCGGCAATTACGCGCGCCAGACCGGCGCGCTGCTCGGCCTCGACATCCCCGCCATCCCGATCCTGCACCAGTACTGGATCACCGAGCCGGTGCCGGAGATCGTGGAGCGCAAGCGTGCGGGACGTCCCGAAATGCCGATCCTGCGCGACGAGGGTTTCGAGGGTTATCTGCGCGAGGAGGGCGACGGCTTCATGTTCGGCCCCTACGAGCGGACCGAACACCTCAAGCTGTTCGCCGAGGACGGCGTTCCCGCCTGGTTCGGAGCCGATCTCGTCGAAGAGGATTTCGAGGCCGTGTCGTGGAATTGGGAGCAGGCAACGCAGCTTGTGCCGGCGCTGGGACGCGCCGGGATCAAGGCCAATGTCCGCGGTCCTTTCCAGATGACGGCGGACGAGCTTCCCCTGATGGGGCCGGCCTGGGGCCTGCCCAATGTGTGGCTGGCCGAGGGCGTGCCGGGCGGCATACTGTGGGGCGGCACGATCGGCTATTACCTGTCGGAGCGGATCGTCGAGGGCGGCAACAGCCTCGACACCTCCGATCTCGACCCACGCCGCTTCGGCGACTACGCCAACAAGGCCTGGACGCGCGAGAAGGTCCGCGAGGCCTGGGGCACGCATGCGGAGCAGAAATACCCGGGACAGGACATGCCCGCCGCCCGACCGCAGAAGACCGCGCCATCCTACGCACGGCTGACCGAGCTCGGTGCGGTCTGGGGCGTTCTCAACGGCTGGGAGATGCCCAACTGGTTCGCGCCCAGGGGTGTCGAGGCCAAGGACCAGTATAGCTGGCGCTGGACCGCCAAGGGCGTGTTCGTCGGCGAGGAAGTGCAGGCCGTGCGCAACGCCGTCGGCCTGGTCGAGATGACGCCGATGACCAAGTTCGAAGTGTCGGGGCTAGGCGCGGCTATCTGGCTCGACAGGATCCTCGCCAACCGCTTGCCGGCGACCGGCCGGGCTGTGCTTGCGCATCACCTCGCGGCGGGAGGCGGCGTGCAGTCGGAATATATGGTGGCGCGCCTTGGTGAAGACAATTTCTATCTCATCTCGACGCCGCGCGCCGAACGCTGGAATTTCGACGATCTCTCAAAACTGCTTCCGGCCGATGGCAGCGTCGGCCTGAAGAACGTCACCAACGAGCGTGGCTGCTTCACGGTCGTCGGGCCGAAGGCGCGCGACGTGCTCCAGCCCCTCACCGAGATCGACCTGTCGAACGGGGCCTTTCCCTGGTTCGGCGTGAAGACCGGTAGCGTGGCGCTTGCCAGCGACGTGCGGCTGCTGCGCGTCAACTATGAAGGCGAACTCGGATGGGAACTCTATCACCCAATAGCCTACCAGCGGCAATTGCTAGACGCGATCCTGAGGGAGGGCGAGAAGCACGGCCTGCGGCTCGTCGGCCTGCATGCGCTGGAATCGCTGCGCCTGGAGAAATCCTACCGCGCCATGTACCGCGACATGAACCCGGAGCTCAACGCGCTGGAGAGCGGGCTCGAACGCTTCATCCGCCTCGACAAGGGCGATTTCGTCGGGCGCGATGCGGTGCTGAAATACAGGGACAAAAACGACCAGCGCCGGTCGGTGACGCTCAGGATAGAGACCGACGGCG